The following are encoded together in the Geobacter sulfurreducens PCA genome:
- a CDS encoding 4Fe-4S binding protein, producing MNNRHQHARITLWRSLVQWGFFAWVVVIGIRFGVFVRHFETGGATPLISRPPGVEGFLPIGALAGTKLWLATGTINPVHPAALVIFLTIVGMSLVAKKSFCSWLCPVGTLSEAAWKLGQRLFGRNFRVWPRLDRVLRGAKYLLLLFFVKIILVDMPVFALAAFLETPYWAVSDVKMLHFFTRMSGTTVATLLVLTALSLLYKNAWCRYLCPYGALLGVASFLSPFKIRRDAAGCTGCRSCSRACPSGLPVHERETIRSAECTGCLTCVASCPQREVLRMAPPLWRQPLPAWVFPAVVLLLFAAGIGTGMATGAWQSSLTYEDYRQLIPMVPYLSH from the coding sequence ATGAACAATCGGCATCAGCATGCACGTATCACCCTCTGGCGCTCCCTGGTCCAGTGGGGCTTCTTCGCCTGGGTTGTCGTCATCGGCATCCGCTTCGGCGTCTTTGTCCGCCACTTCGAGACCGGCGGCGCAACGCCGCTGATTTCCCGCCCGCCGGGAGTGGAGGGATTTCTTCCCATCGGTGCCTTGGCCGGCACGAAGCTCTGGCTTGCCACCGGCACCATCAACCCGGTCCACCCGGCAGCCCTGGTCATCTTCCTGACCATCGTCGGCATGAGCCTTGTGGCGAAGAAGTCGTTCTGCTCCTGGCTCTGTCCGGTGGGGACCCTGTCGGAGGCGGCCTGGAAGCTGGGACAACGGCTCTTTGGCCGCAACTTCCGGGTCTGGCCCCGGCTCGACCGGGTCCTGCGGGGGGCGAAGTACCTGCTGCTTCTCTTTTTCGTCAAGATCATCCTGGTCGACATGCCGGTCTTTGCCCTGGCGGCCTTTCTCGAAACCCCCTACTGGGCCGTGAGCGACGTGAAGATGCTTCACTTCTTTACTCGGATGTCGGGCACCACCGTGGCGACTCTCCTCGTACTCACGGCACTGTCGCTGCTCTACAAAAACGCTTGGTGCCGCTATCTCTGCCCCTACGGCGCGCTGTTGGGGGTGGCGAGTTTTCTGAGTCCCTTCAAGATCCGGCGCGACGCGGCCGGCTGCACCGGCTGCCGCAGCTGCTCCAGGGCCTGCCCGTCCGGGCTTCCGGTCCACGAGCGCGAGACAATCCGCTCCGCCGAATGCACCGGCTGCCTCACCTGCGTGGCCAGCTGTCCCCAACGGGAGGTGCTCCGGATGGCGCCACCCCTCTGGCGACAGCCGCTCCCGGCATGGGTGTTCCCTGCCGTGGTGCTGCTCCTCTTCGCCGCCGGCATCGGCACCGGTATGGCCACCGGCGCCTGGCAGAGCTCACTTACCTATGAGGACTACCGGCAGCTCATCCCCATGGTGCCGTACCTGAGCCACTGA
- a CDS encoding ammonia-forming cytochrome c nitrite reductase subunit c552: protein MSKRSMKRWAVVTALAATAAVAAAGAGCAPKKVEQAGRVAIPDGTIDPAEWGKAYPVHYDLWKKTEEPTVAGKSRYKKGYDDDGVFYDKLDEFPFLALLYNGWGFGVEYKEPRGHAHMVRDQFEVDPGRVKAGGSCLTCKTPYAPALQQRLGKDYFSKPYKEVHAQIPKEHQMLGVACIDCHNNNDLSLKVSRGFTLGKALEKLGVDQEKLSTQDKRTLVCAQCHVTYSIPKDENMKSTDVFFPWDGSSYGGITIENIIAKLRSNPANREWTQGVTGFKLAFIRHPEFELFSNNSVHWQAGVACSDCHMPYTKVGTRKVSDHRVMSPLKNDLKACQQCHAESPEWLRNQVYAIQDRTMSQFIRAGYATATVAKLFEMAHKAQAEGKQIDKALYDQARDHYEEAFYRVVFIGAENSIGFHNPTEALRITGDAAAHAGKAEGFLRQALAKAGVTVPLKVDLELAKYTNNRGVKKLMFKAEHEIKDPLAAKEK, encoded by the coding sequence ATGAGTAAGAGAAGCATGAAGCGTTGGGCCGTCGTGACTGCCCTGGCCGCAACGGCAGCGGTGGCGGCGGCCGGAGCCGGCTGTGCCCCCAAGAAGGTGGAACAGGCCGGCAGGGTCGCCATCCCCGACGGTACCATCGACCCGGCCGAATGGGGAAAGGCCTACCCGGTCCACTACGATCTCTGGAAAAAGACCGAAGAGCCCACCGTGGCGGGTAAGAGCCGGTACAAGAAGGGGTATGACGACGACGGCGTTTTCTACGACAAGCTGGACGAGTTCCCCTTCCTGGCGCTCCTCTACAACGGTTGGGGGTTCGGCGTGGAGTACAAGGAGCCCAGGGGCCATGCCCACATGGTGCGGGACCAGTTCGAAGTTGACCCGGGGCGAGTCAAGGCGGGAGGCTCCTGTCTCACCTGCAAGACCCCCTATGCGCCGGCCCTGCAGCAGCGCCTCGGCAAGGACTACTTCTCCAAACCCTACAAGGAAGTCCATGCCCAGATCCCCAAGGAGCACCAGATGCTGGGCGTGGCCTGCATCGACTGCCACAACAACAATGACCTGTCCCTGAAGGTCTCGCGGGGGTTCACCCTCGGCAAGGCCCTGGAAAAGCTCGGCGTGGATCAGGAGAAGCTCTCCACCCAGGACAAGCGGACCCTGGTCTGTGCCCAGTGCCACGTCACCTACAGCATTCCCAAGGACGAGAACATGAAGTCGACCGATGTGTTCTTCCCCTGGGATGGCAGCAGCTATGGCGGCATTACCATCGAGAACATCATCGCAAAACTGCGGAGCAACCCGGCAAACCGCGAGTGGACCCAAGGGGTAACCGGCTTCAAACTCGCCTTCATCCGCCACCCCGAGTTCGAGCTCTTCTCCAACAACAGTGTCCACTGGCAGGCGGGGGTCGCCTGCAGCGACTGCCACATGCCCTACACCAAGGTGGGCACCCGCAAGGTCTCCGACCACCGGGTCATGAGCCCCCTCAAGAACGATCTCAAGGCGTGCCAGCAGTGCCATGCCGAGAGTCCCGAATGGCTCCGTAATCAGGTGTACGCCATCCAGGACCGGACCATGTCCCAGTTCATCCGGGCCGGATACGCCACTGCCACCGTGGCCAAGCTCTTCGAAATGGCCCACAAGGCCCAGGCCGAAGGCAAGCAGATCGACAAGGCCCTCTATGACCAAGCCAGGGATCACTACGAAGAGGCGTTCTACCGGGTAGTCTTCATCGGCGCCGAGAACTCGATCGGTTTCCATAATCCCACCGAAGCTCTGCGAATAACGGGCGACGCCGCTGCCCACGCGGGCAAGGCCGAAGGGTTCCTGCGGCAGGCCCTGGCCAAGGCCGGGGTGACGGTTCCCCTCAAGGTCGACCTGGAGCTGGCCAAGTACACGAACAACCGCGGAGTGAAGAAGCTCATGTTCAAGGCCGAGCACGAGATCAAGGACCCGTTGGCGGCCAAGGAAAAGTAG
- a CDS encoding PAS domain-containing protein, which translates to MADDTNDVLYRLVAEGVPDAVVYADREGVIRLWSPGAERMFGFAAAEAVGQSLDLIIPENLRARHWEGYRRVMETGTTRYGTKLLTAPALRADGSRLSTEFSMALVRDEAGTMAGSGAVIRDVTDRWLKEKDMKERLAELERCCGADRPGR; encoded by the coding sequence ATGGCTGACGATACGAACGATGTCCTGTACCGCTTGGTTGCCGAGGGAGTTCCCGATGCCGTTGTCTACGCCGACCGGGAGGGGGTCATCCGTCTTTGGAGCCCCGGGGCTGAACGGATGTTCGGCTTTGCCGCAGCCGAGGCGGTGGGGCAGTCCCTGGACCTCATCATTCCCGAAAACCTGCGGGCCCGTCACTGGGAAGGGTACCGCCGGGTCATGGAGACCGGTACGACCCGCTATGGCACCAAGCTGCTCACGGCACCGGCCCTGCGGGCCGACGGCAGTCGCCTGTCCACCGAATTCTCCATGGCGCTCGTGCGCGACGAGGCCGGTACCATGGCCGGCAGCGGCGCCGTGATCCGCGACGTGACCGATCGCTGGCTGAAGGAAAAGGATATGAAAGAGCGCCTGGCGGAGCTGGAACGGTGCTGCGGCGCCGACCGGCCCGGCCGGTAG